One Ornithorhynchus anatinus isolate Pmale09 chromosome 2, mOrnAna1.pri.v4, whole genome shotgun sequence DNA segment encodes these proteins:
- the BAIAP2L1 gene encoding brain-specific angiogenesis inhibitor 1-associated protein 2-like protein 1 isoform X2 — protein MEAGLKFKKFHKEIIHELEKKTELDVKYMNATLKRYQTEHRNKLDSLEKSQAELKKIKRKSQSGKNALKYEHKEIEYVETVTSRQSDIQKFIAEGCKEALLEEKRRFCFLVDKHCSFTNHINHYHLQSAELLNSKLPKWQETCGDATKVPEKIMSMIEEIKTPGSTPVSGTPQPSPMIERSNMIGKAYDTLPKYSPKVPPAPSARAFTSPLVDMFNSPAAIPKTSERLNHLSDNSEDSTLQRSISVATGLNMIKLQKVKTIFPHSAGNNKTLLSFAQGDIITLLISEEKDGWLYGEHDLTKVRGWFPSSYTKVLEEADAVAANIPTPSPAPIRSISTVNLSEKSNVVIPPPDYLECLSTGAASDKRTDAAQNATFKAPVPKSEVTTTKPDANGTAKPPFLSGDNPFATVKLRPTVTNDRSAPII, from the exons TTCAAAAAATTCCATAAAGAAATTATACATGAACTGGAGAAGAAGACAGAACTTGATGTAAAATACATGAAC GCAACTCTAAAGAGATACCAAACAGAACACCGAAATAAGTTGGATTCTTTGGAGAAGTCTCAAGCAGAATTGAAAAAGATCAAAAGGAAAAGTCAAAGTGGAAAGAATGCACTGAAGTATGAACACAAAGAAATTGAG TATGTGGAAACTGTCACATCTCGGCAAAGCGATATTCAGAAATTTATTGCTGAAGGATGCAAAGAAGCTCTTCTTGAAGAGAAAAGGCGATTTTGTTTTCTGGTTGACAAACACTGCAGTTTCACTAATCACATAAACCATTATCACTTACAG TCTGCTGAGTTACTGAATTCGAAACTGCCTAAATGGCAGGAAACTTGTGGAGATGCTACCAAAGTGCCAGAAAAAATTATGTCAATGATAGAAGAAATCAAGACACCAGGCTCCACTCCAGTTTCAGGAACTCCTCAACCATCTCCAATGATAGAAAGAAGCAATATG ATTGGCAAGGCTTATGACACACTTCCTAAGTATTCACCAAAGGTGCCTCCAGCTCCTTCAGCTAGAGCGTTTACCAGTCCTTTAGTTGATATGTTCAACAGCCCAGCAGCAATTCCAAAGACTTCAGAAAGGCTAAACCATTTGTCAG ATAATTCAGAAGATTCTACCTTACAACGATCAATTTCTGTTGCAACGGGATTAAACATGATAAAATTGCAGAAAGTTAAAACAATTTTCCCACACTCTGCTGGAAATAACAAGACTTTACTTAGCTTTGCCCAAGGAGATATCATCACCTTGCTTATATCTGAAGAAAAAGATGGCTGGCTCTATGGAGAACATGATCTAACTAAAGT GAGAGGTTGGTTTCCATCTTCTTACACAAAGGTCCtggaagaagctgatgcagtagcagCAAATATACCAACACCAAG ccCTGCACCAATCAGAAGTATCAGTACTGTGAATTTATCTGAAAAAAGCAATGTCGTCATCCCTCCGCCAGATTATCTGGAATGTTTGTCAACAGGAGCTGCTTCAGATAAGAGGACAGATGCTGCCCAAAATGCTACCTTCAAAGCACCAGTGCCCAAATCTGAAGTTACAACTACT AAACCTGATGCAAATGGAACAGCAAAGCCACCTTTTCTAag TGGAGATAATCCTTTTGCTACCGTGAAACTCCGACCAACGGTGACAAATGATAGATCGGCACCAATAATTTGA